A DNA window from Xanthomonas campestris pv. campestris str. ATCC 33913 contains the following coding sequences:
- a CDS encoding p-hydroxycinnamoyl CoA hydratase/lyase, with product MNEHDVVSVHVENRIAWVKFARPDKRNAMSPALNRRMLDVLDELEFDDNVGVLVLGGEGTAWSAGMDLKEYFRETEAQGLRGVRRSQRESYGWFRRLRWYQKPTIAMVNGWCFGGGFGPLFACDLAIAADEAQFGLSEINWGILPGGGVTKVAVELLSMRDAMWMTLTGELVDGRKAAEWRLVNESVPLERLETRTREVAELLLKKNPVALKYAKDAVRRVGTMTYDEAEDYLVRMQEAANSFDNNARKEGIRQFIDEKRYKPGLGAYEPDAGTN from the coding sequence TTGAACGAGCATGACGTGGTATCGGTGCATGTGGAAAACCGCATTGCGTGGGTAAAGTTTGCGCGGCCGGACAAGCGCAACGCGATGAGCCCGGCGCTCAATCGCCGCATGCTGGACGTGCTGGACGAGCTGGAATTCGACGACAACGTCGGCGTGCTGGTGCTTGGTGGCGAAGGTACCGCGTGGTCGGCCGGCATGGACCTGAAGGAATACTTTCGCGAGACCGAAGCACAAGGCCTGCGCGGCGTGCGCCGATCGCAACGCGAATCCTATGGCTGGTTCCGCCGGCTGCGCTGGTACCAAAAACCCACCATCGCCATGGTCAACGGGTGGTGTTTCGGCGGCGGCTTCGGCCCGTTGTTCGCCTGCGACCTGGCCATCGCCGCCGACGAGGCGCAATTCGGCCTGTCGGAAATCAACTGGGGCATCCTGCCCGGTGGCGGCGTCACCAAGGTGGCGGTGGAATTGCTCTCCATGCGCGATGCGATGTGGATGACGCTCACCGGCGAACTGGTCGACGGCAGGAAGGCCGCCGAATGGCGCCTGGTCAACGAAAGCGTGCCGTTGGAACGGTTGGAAACACGTACGCGCGAAGTGGCCGAGTTGCTGCTCAAGAAAAATCCGGTAGCGCTGAAATATGCCAAGGATGCGGTGCGTCGCGTCGGCACCATGACCTACGACGAAGCCGAAGACTATCTGGTACGCATGCAGGAAGCGGCCAACTCGTTCGACAACAACGCGCGCAAGGAAGGCATCCGTCAGTTCATCGATGAAAAGCGTTACAAGCCCGGTCTGGGTGCGTACGAGCCGGACGCCGGCACCAACTGA
- a CDS encoding MarR family winged helix-turn-helix transcriptional regulator — protein sequence MTARLALAADLGYQLQLAALASGHAARQELAELHLTPARVTALIHIRDQPGCDQTELGQRLLVNRAAGMKIANALAEQGLIERLAGRDRRSKGLYLTQMGEQTLVTAQGCLARATERTCSDLQAGERQTLLRLLCKLNASTVLQPADAEDALAESL from the coding sequence ATGACCGCTCGCCTGGCCCTTGCTGCCGACCTTGGCTATCAACTGCAACTGGCTGCCCTGGCTTCCGGGCATGCCGCGCGGCAGGAACTGGCCGAACTGCATCTCACCCCGGCGCGGGTCACCGCACTGATCCACATCCGCGACCAACCCGGTTGCGATCAGACCGAACTTGGCCAACGCCTGCTGGTCAATCGCGCCGCCGGCATGAAGATCGCCAACGCGCTCGCCGAGCAGGGCCTGATCGAACGCCTGGCCGGCCGTGACCGGCGCAGCAAGGGGCTCTATCTCACGCAGATGGGCGAACAGACGCTTGTGACCGCGCAGGGCTGCCTGGCGCGCGCCACCGAACGTACCTGCAGCGATCTGCAGGCTGGCGAACGCCAGACCCTGTTGCGCCTGCTGTGCAAATTGAACGCCAGCACTGTCCTGCAACCGGCAGACGCCGAAGACGCGCTGGCCGAATCACTCTGA